One Aspergillus oryzae RIB40 DNA, chromosome 2 genomic window carries:
- a CDS encoding uncharacterized protein (predicted protein), whose protein sequence is METVAAIKTLIQQLAESTDQFGRAEINDALRELQHSLETPFDTVMRMSLDTCQVAVARIGSDLGLFKHLSQCASPQSAEELADHLGCGRELMSRLLRYMASVRMVQQTDDIKYISSNITQTLAVPGLEAGMRHAFENLWPVLMALPDFLAERKYPDIVDAKDTAFQKAFNTDQDCFHWLATQPTRIANFKVLLTDERTPNFLSTFPLEKELGSWSAEPEKALFVDIGGGMGHACIRLREKYPNQPGRVILQDLPPVLQAAQATQPLSGIESMPHNFHTPQPVQGAKFYFLRLILRDFPDHQALEILHNIVPAMDAESRIVIDDGVPPEKGARWAETGTDICIMSALGSKERTQRQWEELAAKAGLQLQALYQYTWPVVNAAMVFSLQ, encoded by the exons ATGGAGACTGTCGCTGCCATAAAGACGCTCATCCAGCAGCTGGCCGAGTCCACAGACCAGTTTGGGCGTGCGGAAATCAATGACGCTCTCCGCGAGCTGCAACACTCGCTGGAGACGCCGTTCGATACGGTGATGCGGATGTCGCTCGAT ACGTGTCAAGTCGCCGTGGCCCGCATTGGCTCGGACCTGGGTCTGTTTAAACATCTCAGCCAGTGTGCATCTCCTCAGAGCGCTGAGGAACTAGCCGATCATCTCGGTTGTGGGAGGGAACtgatgt CTCGGCTCCTCCGCTACATGGCCTCGGTGCGCATGGTACAACAAACAGACGACATCAAATACATATCGAGCAACATCACACAGACGTTGGCCGTCCCCGGGCTCGAAGCAGGAATGCGACATGC ATTCGAGAATCTCTGGCCAGTCCTGATGGCCCTCCCCGACTTCCTCGCCGAGCGCAAGTATCCCGACATCGTGGATGCCAAAGACACTGCGTTCCAAAAAGCCTTCAACACCGATCAGGACTGCTTCCACTGGCTAGCAACCCAGCCAACACGAATTGCGAACTTCAAGGTCCTGCTCACCGACGAGCGCACCCCAAACTTCCTGTCCACGTTCCCACTAGAAAAGGAGCTCGGATCATGGTCTGCAGAGCCCGAGAAGGCGCTCTTCGTCGACATCGGGGGTGGAATGGGACATGCATGCATCCGACTTCGCGAGAAGTATCCCAACCAACCAGGCCGCGTGATTCTCCAGGACCTGCCCCCAGTACTGCAAGCTGCGCAGGCGACGCAGCCCCTGTCAGGGATTGAATCGATGCCACACAATTTCCATACTCCACAACCCGTCCAAG GGGCCAAGTTCTACTTTCTCCGTCTCATTCTGCGCGACTTCCCTGACCACCAGGCACTCGAGATCCTCCATAACATTGTTCCCGCCATGGATGCCGAGTCACGCATTGTGATTGATGACGGGGTTCCCCCGGAGAAGGGGGCGCGGTGGGCAGAAACCGGAACGGACATCTGCATTATGAGTGCTCTGGGGTCGAAGGAGCGGACTCAGCGGCAGTGGGAGGAGCTAGCTGCAAAGGCTGGACTGCAGCTACAAGCTCTCTACCAGTACACCTGGCCAGTGGTGAATGCGGCCATGGTGTTTAGCCTGCAGTAG